GGCCATATCTCAGAAAAGTTATTGTTGGACTGTGTACCAATAAGGCCAATACCGAAACTCTGGATCATATGGATTAATGGGTTGGTTGGGAATCTCATAAGGAAATATAAGAGACCCATCCAATAACTATATAGGGCTAGTTTATGTCCACCGTGCATAATGAAAtgtattgcacacacagctcatcCAAGACACATCATAGTGACGACCACAATGGCCTATTACTGTGGATGACAACACTGGGATTGGagaaaatggagcagcagggtccCAGGAATAGGGAAATTTAGTATGAGAAATATATGAAACATTGGCCCTGAGAtcttgattttggagtaaattgtgGCCTTTCAGTCATTTTacttgtaaggcctcctgcacacgaccgtatggctttttcagtgttttgcggtccgttttttgcggattcgttgttctgtttttccgtatggcatatacagtatacagtaattacatagaaaaaattgggatgggcataaaattttcaatagatggttccgcaaaaacagaaaggatacggaagacatacggaatacattccatatgtgttccgttttttttgcggatccattgacttgaatggagccacggaacctgatttgcgggcaataataggacatgttctatctttcaacggaacggaaatatggaaacggaatgcatacggagtacattccgttttttttgcggaaccattgtaatgaatggttctgtatacggaacgcaaaaaacggcccataaacgaaaaaaaaaaatggtcgagTGCAGGAAGCCTTAGACAAATTTATCAATGCTCTGTGCAAAGCTGATGTTATTTTTttgctcctgaaatccagctgtttTGTGGGCTTCCGGTGGTGTACATTGGTTTTTGGCCTTATTTATCATTGGGACATTTGGATAAAGTCCCAAAAAATTGTGTCAACTGCATTTGAGTCCCGGCCTGCTGTATCTGTGGCAGGTGAAAAGAATGGAATAGTTTGCTGTATGGCACTATCATCAATTTGGCTGACCGTTACCTCTACACAAATTGACAAATGTGAAGACAAACTTCAATTTCCCCCcggttgataaatcagggccgtgGTGCCGAGTATAATGCCCAggaatacactcattgacaagaAAAATAACGCaccaagggctcgttcacacgaacgtgtgaagcccgtgctgtggactgcaaattgcgttccgcaatgcacgggcaccttccgttgggcgggCGCATGGGGATCCGTGAtccctccgttctgcaaaaagagcacgttctatctttttgcggtgcggaggcatggaacggacctcagaaagcactccctagtgttccgttccgtgcttccgttccgcatctccaattaaaatgaatgggtccgcatccgtgatgcggaaagacaacggaacggtgcccatgtattgcaatacgggaacgggacaccaacagtcatgtgaacgagccccaaGAAAGAGTTGTTGGAATGGAATGATGAtacatgtaagtgattacaatattggaGCAAAATAAGATTATTGGGGAAAAGTGTCTAATTGATACAAGGCTCTAGTCCCTGTTGGatcacctctagcctggatacgagATGAGATACGGTTTGGCACGGAGGTTACAGGTTCCGTATGGTATCCTGTGGCTCATTTacccacagatgttacagctgggcctgtagatcctgcacattgGTAGGTTGCTGAAACTGGAgtcccataaatgctcgattGGCTATAAATCTGGTGCTGAGCacgagggctcattcagatgatcGTAtccgaattgcggatccgcaaattactgatccgcaaaacacggatacctgccagccctatgatagaaatgcttattcttgtctgcaaaaatcgacaagaataggtcatgttctatcttttttgcggggccatggaacagaaATACTGATGCggatccgcatcttttgtggccccattgcagaacggatgcggacactaacatacagtcgtctgaatgagcccttaacctgctgaaaaatgccagatggaagccctgccatgaggggAACACATGAGGCCgccggatgtcctgcacatatcggtgagctgttagtgtccctcgtatcactactaggggggaCTGACTGTCCTATGTGATGGCTCCTCAGATCACACCAGTGTAAAGGCAGAATTGAAGAGCAAACCATGAGGTCAAACCCACCTATCGGTCAATccgaaacagaacctggatttatTGGTAAAGATAatatggttatggtccagagcagTCCAAGTTGGTCGATGGTGACACCAATGCAAGAGAAGAGTTAATACCAAGGAAGACTACCACGGCATGCAAGCTTGTCTGTGCTGCTGATTCACCAACATGGTTTACTGTAAGAATCCAGGACCCCAGCGCCATGGACCTGCTGCAGTGTAGATGCTGTGAAGCTACAATGCTAAATATCAGCTTGTTTTATTCTTTCATATACATTTGAAAACCGCACCTGCTGCAATTTGTCCTCCGACCGCGAGGTGGAGCCCTCGTCTTACCACACGTTCTTGGAGAGCGACTTCCCCTCGTTCCCTCTCTACTCCTCCGCGCCGCTAACCTCTGCCCTCTGACTTCCGTCTTCCTCTTTCTCACCCGCCATTGTGGTGACAGGGTCGCTGCGGTTCACTATGGTGAGTGAATCCGATGTAATCCTCCGCAGTGGCGCGTTATATCGGCTCTGGGGCTGTGCTGTACCGCAGCGGAGACGCCGAGCAGTCGTTTCACGTGTGTATTGTGGCCGGAGTACGGGGAGGTTTCCTGAAGCGCCGGGTTCCCCCCATTCTAACCCGAGAGGACGGAGCATATTGGGCTCGGACTCCGCGTCTTCTGTGCTGGTTACCTGGGGATGCTCTGACGTGGAGCACTGCAGGGCCCAGCATGCCCCGTGTGTGACCAGGATGTATGAGCATTGTGGTGGCTGCTGATGGGCGTTGTTACTGTGGTACTGGTTAGTGGGCTGCTTGTTGTACTGGTTGGGTCCAGCCTTCAGTGagtaatggctaacctccggctgtggtacgactcccaagatgcacacttgcttggctgttctcagaactccatagaaatgaatgcagcatgctgggagtcgtagttccaCCACAGGCtggcgtgccggaggttagccatcactagctgattgcTGGGGCCCCCACCGGTCATCTATCTGTAAAAGTCTGTTGCCAAAAGCCCCATAATCCTTGTAGTGGAGGGAGCTTGTTACTACGACGCTGACGCTCCCTCCACCACAAGGTTGACAACGCTGTGTAGGTCCGGTGTTATATCAGAAAACCGTATCCCACGTGACTTCTGGAGAAGGGGGGTGTGCGCCTCAGGGCAAGCGCACTATCGGCCAGGGATCGCTCGCGCAGCGAACCACCATCTAAACTCCCTACCACTCAGTGCGCACTTACGGACACTCTGCGTGTGCACTCAGAGTTAAGGAGATCTGATGGTTTATCTTCTGAAATCTCCTTACCTTCACACTGCACACGTGCGGACACAgccctcaggggtaaggagatctcaTGGTTGTAGGAAGTTCGGATGGTGGTTCGCTGTGCGAGCGATCCCTGGCCGCGGTAGTGTGCTTGTGTTGAGGCGCACACCCCCTTCTCCAGGTGATCGCTTCAGCAGAAGTCACGTGGGGTACGGTATTTTAATGTGGTAGGGTTTTTTGATAGAACACCGGCGATGGAGCTGCACAGAACAGCGAATAGGTGGGGTTGTGCGATGTTGTCCCCTCCCTGcgaatcagctagtgatggcctagcATGATcggttggagaacccctttaagtagataaAGGGTCTGTCTACTTGCatgccacgcaaaaaaaaaaactgtccacctCTTGCCTTCCACGGGAGGCAGCACTGCGGTAAACGTGGCTGGCGGTTTAGAGCCGTGACCGTGCCACGAAAGGTTGTGTTCGGGTGGATACCACTAGAAGCCTTGGCGGATGTTCATTTGCTCCATTCAGTGGGTCTATGACATTCAAAGTGAAAAAAACCCGACAGACAGCaggtagaccccccccccccccccccaaactggtaacacccagttggcaaTCCATTCATAAAACCATAACAGGTATAATAAAGGAACAGAACAGCATCGAGTCATAAGAATAAGTGCTCCCaagttattacatggggatgcaAGTAAGACGTCTCAGGAGAGGAGACATAGCCTCGAATAGGGCTGTGCCCTGAGTCTCTGATAAAAAGCCCATCAGCGGGGTGTAAAGGCAGAGATGATGGGTATTGCTGTATTGTCGCATGAAAACAGGGGTGAccatatttatttggggggggaagGTGCTCAAGTCAGAATGTAGAGCCAGGTTATACTAGCAGTACCTGTATTACATGGATGGTATGACCCCAATCTGATGCTACCTTGTAGTTGTTGCAGGGGAATCTGCTGTCGGATCTACGTGTCTATTTTGTCCCATGTGACTGGTCCCCGCTATCTGCTGTCAGGTCTCTCCTGTAATGAGAAGTAGGTCTAGTCATCCCACCAGAGGACTAATGCTGGGTGGGTAGAGAAAAATACCTCATGTGAAAGTCTGGCTTTTTTGCCAGGTTTGTAAGCTTTGCCGTGCTTTCTTACAGTATGGTCATATAATGCAGCACCCTGTATTGTCTCGTTGGGCGCATCCCTGCCTTCTTTAGAGAGATCCTTGTTTGGAAGGTGACTATCCTATACGAAGGAATGCGAGGGCCTATGTAGAGCTCCAGGACCATGGAGCAGATAGCTGCGGTGATGTAGAGGTATGATGATGGCTCTAATgttctgtatgcttttcttttcccATCAGTCGTCCCACAAGACCTTCAGAATTAAGAGGTTTCTTGCCAAGAAGCAGAAACAGAACAGACCAATCCCACAGTGGATCAGAATGAAGACTGGTAATAAGATCAGGTATGTAAAAATGTGCAGACCCAGTCTTCATGGGAAGGGTGGGGGCTTGTATATATTCATTTTCATGTACATGCTCATCTGCACATTAAGCAGGAAGACATGCTGGGCTCTCTAGGAGGTAGTGGACAGAGTTCAGCGCTAGAACATGCATGTAACATGATTGCAAGACGTGTTCTTGGACGCATTTGGTAATCGTGTTTGTTTTTCCCCTCAAGGAACCCTTAACAGGCCATGTCTTGACCTCTAGactaaaaaaaagtgttatcattgGATTTATTCCAGTTTTCTGGAGTACAGAGATCTCCAACTTTTGTACTAGTGGAGCTCTGCCAAAATTGTCCAAATGTTCCTTATTTTGTGCCACTCTTGTCTTTGCTGAAATGGGCGGGATCTTCTCACGACCCAACAAATGTACTTTAAATAATGCCAGAAAATGGCGTCAATTATAGATAaaagggcgtctgtcagcagatttgtacctatgacactggctgacctgttacatgtgcgcttggcagctgaagacatctgtgttggtcccatgttcatatgtgcccgcattgctgagaaaaaaattgttttaatatttggaaattagcctctaggagcaacgggggtgttgccattacacctagagactcggcGCTCTCCAGGCCAGGTGTAATCATGTTTTCACTGTGGTCCTGTCAGAGTGgagaggacgcggcagttgcagtcagagcagagcctctaagcgTAATGTCAACGCCCACATTggttctagaggctcatttgcatatattacaacatTTTTCTCATcacaagtaagggctctttcacacttgcgttgttgtcttccggcatagagttccgtcgtcggggctctatgccggaagaatcctgatcaggattatcctaatgcattctgaatggagagaaatccgttcaggatgcatcaggatgtcttcagttccggaacggaacgttttttggccggagaaaataccgcagcatgctgcgctttttgctccggccaaaaatccggaacacttgccgcaaggccggatccggaattaatgcccattgaaaggcattgatccggatccggccttaagctaaacgtcgtttcggcgcattgccgcatccgacatttagctttttcagagtggttaccatggctgccgggacgctaaagtcctggcagccatggtaaagtgtagtggggagcgggggagcagtgtacttaccgtccgtgcggctccccgggcgctccagagtgacgtcagggcgccccaagcgcatggatcatgtgatcacatggatcacgtcatccatgcgcatggggcactctgacgtcattctggagcgccccgggagccgcacggactgtaagtatactgctcccccgctccccgctcctactatggcaaccagggctttaatagcgtcctgggtgccatagtaacactgaaagcatttggaagacggttccgtcttcaaatgctttcagtacacttgcgtttttccggatccggcgtgtaattccggcaagtggagtacacgccggatccggacaacgcaagtgtgaaagaggccttactgaaaatcctgtttttttttgtttcctcaacaaacaaacaaaaaagcatGTATTACATGTGGAAAAGCCAGCAGATCTCACTCTCTCCATTGGAGAGAAGTCCGCTGTATAAACTGACATGCTGCTGATTTCAAGTCCACAGTACTTCAGCATTTGTTTTTTACGCAGCATGTGGATGAAAATTCAGAAATTCTCATCCAGTTTGCTGGTACTGCGCTAATCTCATGTGTGACTCCAACCCAGAATAAAAAAGGAGGGAATTCTATAATATTGGAAAGCTACAGGATTCTGTaaagtcagccagtacaggcactAAATGGTTAAATGCCACAGCTTTCCATGGTGAATGTTTTTAAATGTATGTACATTTTAGTGTTGGGGTCTTTTGTAGATTGTGGAGGATTCCAATGCAGGTTGCAATTACAGTGCTTCATTGTGGTGGGAGTGCTGTCATTATCCTGCAGAAATAAAAGATGTCGGCTCATTGGATGGTTTTCCTTCATCCGAGGAGAATCCTTCAGTGCTGACAGCTACAGGTTACTGCTGTATATTTACTATTGGAGCTGGGGTCATTCAGATATTAGGTTGTGTggtagtaatctatgtattgtaatCACAGGTACAACTCCAAGAGGAGACACTGGAGAAGGACCAAGCTCGGCCTGTAAAGAAGCTGCAGATGGCAGACCAGCCAGCTCTCTGTGGGGGTTCCTTGTGAAGACCTGATCAATATcttattatacagttataattttGTTGTATCTGCTATTTGC
The Bufo bufo chromosome 8, aBufBuf1.1, whole genome shotgun sequence genome window above contains:
- the RPL39 gene encoding 60S ribosomal protein L39 codes for the protein MSSHKTFRIKRFLAKKQKQNRPIPQWIRMKTGNKIRYNSKRRHWRRTKLGL